The following coding sequences are from one Arthrobacter sp. 24S4-2 window:
- a CDS encoding acyl-CoA dehydrogenase, whose product MTDVVDRPASPPNRPASRSNAPAGASPAVDVAALGEQLLGKWADIRRHSRELSGRPELHKTEGLTHTEHRRRTFGQLKYLVENNAVHRAFPAALGGSDDHGGNIAGFEELVTADPSLQIKAGVQWGLFGSAVMHLGTEEHHTKWLPGIMNLDIPGCFAMTETGHGSDVASIATTATFDPATQEFVVHTPFRAAWKDYIGNAAIDGLGAVVFAQLVTKGVNHGVHAFYVDLRDPETKEFLPGIGGEDDGVKGGLNGIDNGRLHFSNVRIPRTNLLNRYGNVDADGTYSSPIASPGRRFFTMLGTLVQGRVSLDGAAVAASKLALKTAIQYASERRQFNASSHTDEEVLLDYQRHQRRLFTRLATTYAAGFAHEQLLQKFDDVFSGAHDTDEDRQDLETLAAALKPLSTWHALDTLQECREACGGAGFLIENRFASLRADLDVYVTFEGDNTVLLQLVAKRLLADYAKEFRKVDVGVLARYVVSQAAGAAVHRTGLRQVAQFVADTGSVQKAAIVLRDEDTQRLLLTDRVQTMVSDAGAALKGSNKLPQQQAAAAFNQHQHELIEAAQAHAELLQWEAFTEALANVKDPGTKRVLTWLRDLFGLSLIEKNLSWYLMNGRLSMQRARTVGDYINRLLVKIRPHALDLVDAFGYGQEHLRATIATGAEKIRQDEARAYVRSQRASGDAPVDEKVLLARKSREAKPPRR is encoded by the coding sequence ATGACTGACGTAGTTGACCGCCCCGCCAGCCCACCAAACCGACCGGCCAGCCGCTCAAACGCGCCTGCCGGCGCGTCTCCCGCAGTCGACGTAGCAGCACTCGGCGAACAGCTCCTGGGCAAATGGGCGGACATCCGACGCCACTCACGCGAACTTTCCGGCCGCCCCGAACTGCACAAGACTGAAGGCCTTACCCACACCGAGCACCGGAGGCGGACGTTCGGTCAGCTCAAGTACCTGGTGGAGAACAACGCCGTTCACCGGGCCTTCCCCGCAGCGCTGGGCGGCTCCGACGACCACGGCGGCAACATCGCCGGTTTCGAGGAACTGGTCACTGCCGATCCGTCCCTCCAGATCAAGGCGGGAGTCCAGTGGGGGCTCTTCGGCTCCGCGGTGATGCACCTCGGCACCGAGGAACACCACACCAAGTGGCTGCCCGGCATCATGAACCTGGACATTCCGGGCTGCTTCGCGATGACTGAGACCGGCCACGGCTCCGATGTTGCCAGCATTGCCACCACGGCCACCTTTGACCCGGCGACACAGGAATTCGTGGTCCACACGCCCTTCCGGGCAGCGTGGAAGGACTACATCGGCAACGCCGCAATCGACGGGCTCGGTGCCGTGGTCTTCGCACAGCTTGTGACCAAGGGCGTGAACCATGGGGTCCATGCGTTCTATGTGGACCTGCGGGATCCCGAGACCAAGGAATTCCTGCCGGGCATCGGCGGCGAGGACGACGGCGTCAAGGGCGGACTGAACGGCATCGACAACGGCCGGCTCCACTTCAGCAACGTCCGCATCCCGCGCACCAACCTGCTCAACCGCTATGGCAACGTTGACGCCGACGGCACGTATTCCTCCCCCATTGCCAGCCCGGGCCGCCGCTTCTTCACCATGCTGGGAACGCTGGTCCAGGGCCGGGTTTCCCTGGACGGTGCCGCCGTGGCTGCCAGCAAGCTCGCGCTCAAGACCGCCATCCAGTACGCCTCCGAACGCCGGCAGTTCAATGCTTCCTCGCACACGGACGAAGAAGTGCTGCTGGACTACCAGCGCCACCAGCGGCGGCTGTTCACCCGGCTCGCCACGACGTACGCGGCCGGGTTTGCCCATGAGCAGCTGCTGCAGAAGTTCGATGACGTCTTCTCGGGAGCCCATGACACCGACGAGGACCGCCAGGACCTGGAGACTCTGGCCGCGGCCCTCAAGCCGCTCAGCACGTGGCACGCCCTCGATACCCTCCAGGAGTGTCGCGAAGCCTGCGGCGGCGCCGGGTTCCTGATTGAAAACCGCTTCGCTTCCCTGCGCGCGGACCTCGACGTCTATGTCACTTTTGAAGGCGACAACACCGTACTGCTCCAGCTCGTGGCCAAGCGCCTCCTCGCCGATTATGCGAAGGAATTCCGCAAAGTCGACGTCGGCGTGCTGGCACGCTATGTGGTCAGCCAGGCGGCAGGCGCTGCAGTTCACCGGACCGGCCTTCGCCAGGTTGCCCAGTTCGTGGCCGACACGGGCTCAGTGCAGAAGGCGGCCATCGTGCTCCGGGATGAAGACACCCAGCGGTTGCTGCTGACCGACCGGGTGCAGACCATGGTTTCCGATGCGGGGGCCGCACTGAAGGGATCCAACAAACTGCCGCAGCAGCAGGCGGCTGCTGCGTTCAACCAGCACCAGCATGAACTGATAGAGGCTGCCCAGGCCCACGCGGAACTGCTTCAGTGGGAAGCCTTCACAGAAGCCCTCGCCAATGTAAAGGACCCTGGAACGAAGCGCGTGCTGACCTGGCTCCGGGACCTGTTCGGACTCTCGCTCATCGAGAAGAACCTGTCCTGGTACCTCATGAACGGGCGCCTGTCGATGCAGCGCGCCCGCACGGTGGGCGATTACATCAACCGGCTACTGGTCAAGATCCGCCCGCACGCCCTGGACCTGGTGGATGCCTTCGGGTACGGGCAGGAGCACCTCCGCGCTACGATTGCCACCGGTGCCGAGAAGATCCGCCAGGACGAGGCCCGCGCCTACGTCCGCAGCCAGCGGGCCAGCGGAGACGCACCGGTCGATGAGAAAGTGCTGCTGGCCCGTAAATCCCGTGAAGCCAAGCCGCCCAGGCGGTAA
- a CDS encoding TetR/AcrR family transcriptional regulator, whose protein sequence is MKSARKAVHALGSDASMEDIAAAAGTSKSVFYRYFGDKAGLQQAVGEVVLSQMQRRIQEAAQSAQTPREGLLAMVSAYLQMAETSPNVYTFVTTHSAGDAGAASGSMATAGALGHFFEEVRDMIARPMREHLGAGREAVIGYWPTAAIGLVRNAGEQWLGTPASPGKPDQEAMARQITAWLCVGIAPELETRDTD, encoded by the coding sequence ATCAAGTCGGCCCGAAAAGCTGTCCACGCTCTCGGCAGCGACGCTTCGATGGAGGACATCGCTGCCGCCGCAGGAACGTCGAAGTCTGTTTTCTACCGCTACTTTGGCGACAAGGCCGGGCTGCAGCAGGCCGTAGGAGAAGTGGTCCTCAGCCAGATGCAGCGCCGCATCCAGGAGGCCGCCCAAAGCGCACAGACGCCGCGGGAGGGGCTTCTGGCCATGGTCTCCGCCTACCTCCAAATGGCTGAAACCAGCCCGAACGTGTACACGTTCGTCACGACGCACTCTGCCGGCGATGCCGGGGCAGCCAGCGGAAGCATGGCCACCGCGGGTGCGCTTGGCCACTTCTTCGAAGAGGTCCGCGACATGATCGCACGGCCCATGCGCGAGCATCTGGGCGCCGGCAGGGAGGCCGTGATCGGATACTGGCCCACCGCGGCGATCGGGCTGGTCCGGAACGCCGGTGAACAGTGGCTGGGCACCCCGGCCTCCCCGGGCAAGCCTGACCAGGAAGCGATGGCCCGGCAGATCACCGCCTGGCTGTGCGTCGGGATAGCCCCGGAACTGGAAACACGGGACACCGATTGA
- a CDS encoding acetyl-CoA C-acetyltransferase, with product MSFTGQSATGPEEAPTAPEGTPAAGQLRRAVVVGGNRIPFARTGGAYTKSSNQDMLTAALDGLIARFGLQDERIGEVAAGAVLKHSRDFNLTREAVLGSALSAETPAYDLQQACATGLETVLGLANKIKLSQIDSAIAGGVDSTSDAPIAVSEGLREVLLDLNRAKSLPQRLRILSRLRPKDLAPDAPNTGEPRTGLSMGEHQALTTAQWKITREAQDELAYNSHRNLAAAYDAGFFDDLLTPYRGLSRDSNLRADTTLEKLATLKPVFGKNLGAEATMTAGNSTPLTDGASTVLLASEEWADSHDLPKLATVVDGEAAAVDFVHGKDGLLMAPAFAVPRLLARNGLTLDDIDLFEIHEAFAGTVLGTLAAWEDEEFGRTRLGLEGALGSIDRSKLNVNGSSLAAGHPFAATGGRIVASLAKMLHEKGRVDGRPARGLISICAAGGQGVVAILEAL from the coding sequence ATGTCCTTTACCGGACAGTCCGCAACCGGACCAGAGGAAGCACCCACAGCCCCCGAGGGGACACCGGCTGCGGGCCAGCTGCGCAGGGCGGTGGTGGTGGGCGGTAACCGGATTCCGTTCGCCCGGACCGGCGGCGCGTACACCAAGTCTTCGAACCAGGACATGCTGACGGCAGCCTTGGACGGCCTCATCGCGCGCTTCGGACTTCAGGACGAGCGGATCGGCGAGGTGGCGGCCGGCGCAGTCCTCAAGCACTCCCGCGACTTCAACCTCACCCGCGAGGCAGTTCTCGGATCCGCCCTGTCCGCTGAAACACCCGCCTACGATCTCCAGCAGGCCTGTGCCACCGGCCTGGAGACGGTCCTGGGCCTGGCTAACAAGATCAAGCTCAGCCAGATCGATTCAGCGATCGCCGGTGGCGTCGATTCCACTTCCGATGCACCGATCGCGGTGAGCGAAGGTCTGCGCGAGGTGCTGCTGGACCTGAACCGTGCCAAGTCCCTGCCCCAGAGGCTCCGGATCCTCAGCCGCCTTCGGCCCAAGGATCTGGCTCCCGACGCGCCCAATACGGGAGAGCCCCGGACCGGCCTTTCCATGGGCGAACACCAGGCCCTCACCACGGCGCAGTGGAAGATCACCCGGGAAGCCCAGGACGAGTTGGCCTACAACAGCCACCGCAACCTCGCAGCCGCCTACGACGCCGGCTTCTTCGATGATCTGCTCACCCCTTACCGTGGCCTGAGCCGGGATTCGAACCTTCGTGCCGACACAACACTCGAAAAGCTGGCAACCCTCAAACCCGTATTCGGAAAGAACCTCGGGGCCGAGGCAACCATGACGGCGGGCAACTCCACGCCGCTGACCGACGGGGCGTCCACGGTGCTGCTGGCCTCGGAGGAATGGGCAGATTCCCACGATCTGCCCAAGCTGGCAACAGTGGTCGACGGCGAAGCCGCCGCCGTGGACTTCGTGCATGGCAAGGACGGCCTGCTGATGGCGCCGGCGTTCGCCGTGCCGCGCCTGCTGGCCCGCAACGGCCTCACACTGGACGACATCGATTTATTCGAGATCCACGAAGCCTTCGCCGGCACCGTCCTTGGCACCCTGGCCGCTTGGGAAGACGAGGAATTCGGGCGCACCCGTCTCGGCTTGGAGGGCGCGCTCGGCAGCATCGATCGGTCAAAGCTGAATGTCAACGGTTCCTCGCTGGCTGCGGGGCATCCCTTTGCCGCCACCGGAGGGCGGATCGTGGCCTCGCTCGCCAAAATGCTTCATGAGAAAGGTCGGGTGGACGGACGCCCCGCCCGTGGCCTGATTTCCATCTGCGCTGCCGGCGGCCAAGGTGTCGTCGCGATTCTTGAAGCACTCTAG
- a CDS encoding MaoC/PaaZ C-terminal domain-containing protein yields the protein MTNARPVILGDMPSLSKLYVNAAATAARRRVLGADAGITLPPCGHEVRGVRPQVGNLTAYQHLVGESASDILPAGFIHALAFPVSMSVMNRDDFPLPLLGMVHLSNRVEQHGAMVFTEALDITSWAENLRGHRAGTQVDIVTEVRRTGEAEVRWKGTSTYLAKGVFLPGIDKPSVPAEPSTFSAPDPTALWQLGVDTGRAYAAVSGDFNPIHLSVLSAKALGMRRSIAHGMYLASRALADVGAAKGDTFSWDVAFEAPVFLPARVALDISSDHSPGGAWQRSDYAAWNPRSGRRHFSGSVVAL from the coding sequence ATGACAAATGCCCGGCCCGTGATCCTCGGGGACATGCCGTCCCTGTCAAAGCTGTATGTCAACGCCGCCGCTACAGCGGCCAGGCGCCGCGTGCTGGGCGCCGATGCCGGGATCACGCTGCCGCCCTGCGGACACGAGGTCAGGGGAGTGCGGCCCCAGGTCGGTAACCTCACGGCGTACCAGCATCTGGTGGGTGAGTCCGCGAGCGACATCCTGCCTGCAGGGTTTATCCACGCACTGGCCTTCCCCGTGTCCATGAGCGTGATGAACCGTGACGACTTCCCCTTGCCGCTGCTGGGAATGGTGCACCTCAGCAACCGTGTGGAGCAGCATGGTGCCATGGTGTTCACCGAAGCGCTGGACATCACATCCTGGGCCGAGAACCTGCGCGGCCACCGTGCCGGTACGCAGGTGGATATTGTCACGGAAGTACGCCGGACCGGTGAAGCGGAAGTCCGCTGGAAGGGAACATCCACGTACCTGGCAAAAGGCGTCTTCCTCCCCGGGATCGACAAGCCCTCGGTGCCCGCGGAACCGTCCACCTTCTCGGCGCCGGACCCCACAGCCCTGTGGCAGCTGGGTGTCGACACAGGGCGGGCCTACGCGGCTGTTTCCGGTGACTTCAACCCCATCCACCTGAGTGTCCTTTCAGCCAAAGCCCTCGGCATGCGGCGCTCTATCGCGCACGGCATGTACCTGGCGTCGCGGGCGCTGGCCGACGTGGGCGCAGCAAAGGGTGACACCTTCAGCTGGGATGTTGCCTTTGAAGCGCCTGTGTTCCTGCCGGCGCGGGTGGCGCTGGATATCAGTTCAGACCACTCCCCGGGCGGCGCCTGGCAGCGCTCCGATTACGCCGCCTGGAATCCGCGGTCCGGCCGGCGGCACTTCAGCGGGTCGGTAGTGGCCTTGTAG
- a CDS encoding aromatic acid exporter family protein, giving the protein MIKTKQQDDAAASPAATLWRTTVHILSAAVSGPRLQLAAKAGLAAGLAFLIAPMMPGAAAQYPYYAPLGALVAMYENVAGSMRQGLQTLVGLALGIGLAFLLVSFSEPTPVTVAIVMGLGVLLAGLPRLGAGRDWIPTAALLVLLVGGRNPDDFSFGYLLQMGVGVVVGIGVNLLVFPPLHFKAAALSLAELRWALAKQLSDMGQAMKEEWPPEHEEWSVRSEELAKSARAVRAAVQKSDASRKANPRRRRHVHDLEQDYKDLRGLESVTFHIQDMTEVLADVIWDKDVPFVIPLPYSEPLAEALAAVSEVLRSMEDEQPERQNQLIEAAKTAVDALAERMASDDVNPDAPSAAETIVLSLHRILRAVTSGQS; this is encoded by the coding sequence GGCGCACCACAGTACACATCCTTTCCGCTGCCGTCTCGGGGCCGAGGCTGCAACTGGCGGCCAAGGCCGGCCTGGCAGCGGGCCTGGCATTCCTGATCGCGCCCATGATGCCCGGCGCTGCTGCCCAGTACCCCTACTACGCCCCTCTGGGCGCGCTCGTGGCAATGTACGAGAACGTGGCAGGTTCCATGCGGCAAGGCCTGCAAACACTTGTAGGCCTGGCGCTCGGCATCGGACTCGCGTTCCTGCTGGTGAGCTTCAGCGAACCCACCCCTGTGACTGTCGCCATCGTGATGGGGCTGGGGGTCCTGCTCGCGGGACTCCCCCGCCTTGGAGCGGGGCGGGATTGGATTCCGACGGCGGCGCTCCTGGTGCTCCTGGTGGGCGGGCGCAACCCGGACGACTTCTCCTTCGGTTACCTCCTGCAGATGGGCGTCGGCGTGGTGGTCGGTATCGGGGTCAACTTGCTGGTCTTCCCGCCGCTTCACTTTAAGGCAGCCGCGCTCAGCCTCGCGGAGCTGCGCTGGGCTTTGGCCAAGCAGCTCTCGGACATGGGACAGGCCATGAAGGAAGAATGGCCGCCCGAACACGAAGAGTGGTCCGTGCGTTCCGAGGAGCTGGCGAAGTCAGCCCGCGCAGTCAGGGCGGCCGTCCAGAAGTCTGATGCCAGCCGGAAGGCCAACCCCCGCCGTCGCCGCCACGTCCACGACCTGGAACAGGACTACAAAGACCTTCGCGGCCTGGAGAGCGTGACCTTCCACATCCAGGACATGACGGAGGTCCTGGCGGACGTCATTTGGGATAAGGACGTACCCTTTGTGATCCCGCTTCCTTACAGCGAACCGTTGGCCGAGGCCCTGGCTGCGGTCAGCGAAGTTTTGCGGTCCATGGAAGACGAGCAGCCCGAGAGGCAAAATCAGCTGATCGAGGCGGCCAAAACGGCAGTGGATGCCCTGGCGGAGCGGATGGCGTCCGACGACGTAAACCCGGACGCGCCGAGTGCCGCCGAAACGATCGTCCTGAGTCTGCACCGTATTCTTCGGGCCGTCACTTCCGGGCAGTCCTGA